The genomic DNA TCTGCGCCGCCTCGGTTTCAACCGTCTGAGCCTCGGCGTGCAGGACTTCGATCCGCGCGTGCAACAGGCGATCAATCGCATTCAACCGTTCGAGATGACCGCGTCGGTGATGCAGGCCGCACGCACGCACGGGTTTCATTCGATCGGCGTCGATCTGATTTATGGCCTGCCAAATCAAACGGTCGCGAGTTTCAGTCGCACGCTCGACACGATGCTCGGGCTCGCGCCTGACCGGCTGTCGGTGTTCGCGTATGCGCACATGCCGCAGCTCTTCAAGATGCAGCGCCAGATGGATCCCTCGACGCTGCCGTCGAGCGAGCAGCGGCTCGCGCTTCTGCAACGGGTGGTCGAACAGCTGACGGAGGCGGGCTATGTGTACATCGGCATGGATCACTTCGCGCTGCCCACCGACGAACTCGCGCGCGCCCAGGCGCAGCGCACGCTGCATCGTAATTTCCAGGGCTATAGCACGCGGGCCGAGTGCGATCTGATCGGCTTTGGCGCATCGTCGATCGGCAAGGTCGGCGACGTATACGCGCAAAACGCGAAGGAACTGCCCGCTTACACCGACGCGATCGACGCGGGCCGTCTCGCGATCGCGCGCGGCATTCGTCTGTCCGCCGACGACCGTCTGCGGCGCGACGTGATCACACAGCTCATGTGCAACCTCGAATTGCGCTTCGAAGAATTCGAAGCAGCGTACGGCATCCGCTTCGCGGACACGTTCGCGCCCGAACTCGCGCGTCTGCGCGCATACGAGGACGACGGGCTGATCTCGCTCAGTGCACGCAAGCTCGAAGTGCGGATGGCCGGGCGGATGCTCGTGCGCAATCTCGCGATGGTATTTGACCGCTATCTCGGCCAGCAGACACTCGAACGGTTCTCGCGCACGGTCTGAGCACCGCTCGCCGCGAACGCGCCGCGGTGGGTGAAAGCAATCGGCTTGCCCGTCGATCGATTTTCGGCCATAATCTACGTCTTCGTCGCGCGCTGAACTCCCGATGCGCGCGCTGCAGTATCTGCCCAGGTGGTGAAATTGGTAGACGCAGGGGACTCAAAATCCCCCGCCGCAAGGCGTGCCGGTTCGATTCCGGCCCTGGGCACCAACACAACAACTGCACCAACCCTTCCGAAAGTCAAGAAATACGGTACTTTCGGGCTCCAAGCCTTATCCAGCAAGCCTCCCAGCGTCAAACGACTGTGCATCAAAGTGCATTGGGTTTCGGTACGTGCGTTGACGATTGCACACACTCTGCACACGCTATAAAGGTGCAGACCTCTATGGGAGTTTCGGAGGCTATTACTTTGCGGCAATAGGGCGATAAGGTTCCTTTGTGATGGATTGATAGGCACTCTCGTGAATGGAGGCATCATTGCTGCATACAAGATTCGAAATCTTGTTCTGCTTTTTGTAGATAACAATGCCGGCAGAAAATGTAGGGCCCTCGTCAGTTTTAACTGTTTTGTCATACAGATAGTAGGTGTATTCTTGGCTTGAGAATCGAATATGAGCCTCCCCGCCGCCTGCGTATGGAATATTTGAAAAATAGAAAACCGGTCCATTTTCAACATCATGGTTTGATAGCTCGAAACGAATTTTCCCGTCAACCCCATTGCGATACGTTAGAGCGCCGCTATCCATGGATTGGCACAGCGATGAAGTTGATTTGGACAGCTCGCAGTTGAAGATTGCCTTTTCTCCGGATTTACACATCCCCTCTGCATAAGCGACCGTCACGGCGATCAAATTAAACATCAATATTATTAAGGTATTTATTGTTTTCATAGATCACTCCGTCGCCAAACCTAAAATGGGTGCAACCATGTTGAAACGATGCAAACGATCCGAATACCCTGTTTGCCCTCCGTTCACCACTTGATTCACATCTCTGACCGTTCCAGAATCAGCAACGGAATTCAGATTAGTATGCACCCAGAAAACAAACGCTGATTCGACGGCATACTCGGAATTTGAGAAGACGAGATCAGGATTTGCGATGAAATTCTGTCGATCATCCGGCGATCTCCGATTATGTTCATCTTGAAACGACAAGTAACCGTCCTTCCCCGTTACCT from Paraburkholderia sp. HP33-1 includes the following:
- the hemN gene encoding oxygen-independent coproporphyrinogen III oxidase, with the translated sequence MSLADSLFRPDLLARYSTNGPRYTSYPTAPQFRETFDTADYRRAAADPGAASTDLSLYFHIPFCDTVCFYCGCNKVVTKNRAHARPYLERLKREIGLQAACFDTQRPVSQLHWGGGTPTFLSHDEMAELMAATREHFRLLPDDAAEYSIEVDPREASPDTIALLRRLGFNRLSLGVQDFDPRVQQAINRIQPFEMTASVMQAARTHGFHSIGVDLIYGLPNQTVASFSRTLDTMLGLAPDRLSVFAYAHMPQLFKMQRQMDPSTLPSSEQRLALLQRVVEQLTEAGYVYIGMDHFALPTDELARAQAQRTLHRNFQGYSTRAECDLIGFGASSIGKVGDVYAQNAKELPAYTDAIDAGRLAIARGIRLSADDRLRRDVITQLMCNLELRFEEFEAAYGIRFADTFAPELARLRAYEDDGLISLSARKLEVRMAGRMLVRNLAMVFDRYLGQQTLERFSRTV